In Thermosipho affectus, a genomic segment contains:
- a CDS encoding DegV family protein, which produces MKTKIILDSTSDIPESWLEKYDIEIVPLHINWISGESEPDDTRNEKELKKFYEKLLSAQELPKTSQPSIVQFQNAYMRAIEEGYEGILVLTISTKISGTYNSALLASQEFDIPIKVIDTRMASSIISNMARYARELLDAGLDLEEVEKKIIDARKNKKFHAIFFVSDFNSLVKGGRVSRFSGFVGNLLKIKVGIYINDEGELIPFDKVRGYKKAYNMILTKMEEEGVKIGKKIGLTGIHCNGGEHVDEMYKLIKERYQVVYFDKSSTGKVISTHVGIGMAGFGIEILE; this is translated from the coding sequence ATGAAGACAAAGATTATCTTAGATAGTACATCTGATATTCCGGAAAGTTGGCTTGAAAAGTATGATATTGAAATTGTACCGCTACATATTAATTGGATAAGTGGTGAAAGCGAACCAGATGATACAAGAAATGAAAAAGAATTGAAAAAATTTTACGAGAAACTTTTAAGCGCACAAGAATTGCCAAAAACATCTCAGCCATCAATTGTGCAGTTTCAAAATGCATATATGAGAGCTATAGAAGAAGGATATGAAGGGATTTTGGTTTTAACAATATCTACAAAAATATCAGGTACATACAATTCAGCATTACTTGCATCTCAAGAATTTGATATACCAATAAAGGTTATAGATACAAGAATGGCATCTTCAATTATTTCCAACATGGCAAGATATGCAAGGGAGTTGCTAGATGCTGGTCTGGATTTAGAAGAAGTTGAAAAGAAAATTATTGATGCAAGAAAAAATAAGAAGTTTCATGCGATCTTTTTTGTATCTGATTTTAATTCATTGGTTAAAGGTGGAAGAGTTAGTAGATTTTCTGGATTTGTCGGGAATTTACTGAAGATAAAAGTTGGTATTTATATTAATGATGAGGGTGAATTAATACCTTTTGATAAGGTTAGAGGGTATAAAAAGGCTTATAATATGATTTTGACTAAGATGGAGGAAGAAGGAGTAAAAATAGGAAAAAAGATTGGTTTAACGGGTATACATTGCAATGGAGGAGAACATGTTGATGAAATGTACAAATTAATAAAAGAAAGATACCAAGTAGTTTATTTTGATAAGTCGAGTACTGGAAAGGTAATTTCGACACATGTGGGAATTGGAATGGCTGGTTTTGGGATAGAAATATTAGAATAA
- a CDS encoding ABC transporter permease, which produces MRILEAIFLVFANPLFYKITLTASTPLIFASLGGVYSEITGVVNIALEGIMLLGAFTSVVFTYFTGSVWIGILMAVVSGVAFAWLHAWGSIKWAGNQVVLGTALILIAQGVTGFLMVPIFGKPGQTDFVGKVKEIKIPGLSDIPFIGKIFGELSPFIYIAFISVAFSWWLIYKTKLGLRMRAVGENPEAADTLGVNVYGIRYFGVLMSGVWASLAGAYLSIGEVGHFRELMSGGRGFIALAAMILGKYNPVGAMLASLLFGASSAFANQMQSSSLIHVSATVKPLFDMIPFVLTIIVVAGFVGKSRPPKADGVPYEKVS; this is translated from the coding sequence ATGAGAATATTAGAGGCAATATTTCTAGTATTTGCAAACCCTCTTTTTTATAAAATTACATTAACAGCTTCAACTCCTTTAATATTTGCTTCACTTGGTGGTGTTTACAGTGAAATTACCGGCGTTGTCAACATTGCATTAGAAGGTATTATGCTCCTTGGAGCGTTTACATCTGTAGTATTTACATATTTTACTGGTAGTGTGTGGATTGGAATATTAATGGCAGTAGTCTCTGGTGTTGCCTTTGCATGGTTGCATGCTTGGGGAAGTATTAAATGGGCTGGAAACCAGGTAGTTTTGGGAACTGCATTAATACTAATTGCACAAGGTGTAACCGGATTTTTAATGGTACCAATTTTTGGAAAACCAGGACAAACTGATTTTGTTGGAAAAGTTAAAGAAATAAAGATTCCAGGTCTTTCAGATATACCTTTTATTGGAAAGATATTTGGAGAGTTAAGTCCATTTATATACATAGCGTTCATATCAGTTGCATTTTCATGGTGGCTTATATACAAAACCAAATTGGGACTTAGAATGAGAGCTGTAGGTGAAAACCCAGAAGCTGCAGATACTCTAGGTGTTAATGTCTACGGTATAAGATACTTTGGAGTTTTAATGAGTGGTGTTTGGGCAAGTCTTGCAGGTGCGTATCTTAGTATCGGTGAAGTAGGACATTTTAGAGAATTAATGTCAGGTGGAAGAGGTTTTATTGCACTTGCAGCTATGATTTTGGGAAAATATAATCCAGTTGGTGCAATGCTTGCAAGTTTGTTATTTGGTGCATCAAGTGCTTTTGCTAATCAAATGCAAAGTAGTTCTCTAATCCATGTTTCAGCTACAGTTAAACCATTATTTGATATGATACCATTTGTCCTTACAATAATCGTTGTTGCAGGATTCGTTGGAAAATCACGTCCACCAAAAGCTGATGGAGTACCATATGAAAAAGTATCATAA
- a CDS encoding ABC transporter permease, with protein MNKKVSAILIPIISVLIALLISTIIILLIGKNPLVAYSALIRGSFGSKQAIADTIIKTTPLILTGLAVGFGFRAGVFNIGAEGQMVMGALIAATFAGNFGLLPPIISIPLTILIAMLVGAGYAAIAGFLKAKTGAHEVVTTIMLNWIATYFASYMVTGPLKVGSGTPKSPEIADSAQLPILMKVGAIELSAGIIIAVVAAIFMYILLNKSTTGYEIKAVGFNPYAAEYGGISVAKNIVLAMAISGALAGLAGATELMGVHHRFLGELSGGKGFDGISIALIGQNNPIGIIFAALLIGALRTGSNEMQFVGVPKHMVMIIQGIVIFLVAADRIVRTIMIRKKVEK; from the coding sequence ATGAATAAAAAAGTATCAGCAATACTCATTCCAATAATTTCTGTTTTAATTGCATTGTTAATTTCAACGATAATAATACTTCTTATTGGAAAAAATCCTTTAGTTGCATACTCTGCTTTAATTAGAGGATCATTTGGTTCAAAACAAGCAATTGCAGATACAATAATTAAAACCACTCCTCTAATATTAACGGGTCTTGCGGTTGGTTTTGGTTTTAGAGCTGGTGTATTTAACATTGGTGCTGAAGGTCAAATGGTTATGGGAGCGTTAATTGCTGCAACTTTTGCAGGAAATTTTGGGTTACTTCCCCCGATAATCTCCATTCCATTAACAATATTAATTGCGATGTTAGTAGGTGCAGGTTATGCTGCAATAGCTGGTTTTCTTAAGGCAAAAACTGGGGCACACGAGGTAGTTACAACAATAATGTTAAACTGGATAGCCACATACTTTGCCTCTTATATGGTTACAGGTCCTTTGAAAGTTGGATCTGGTACACCTAAAAGTCCGGAAATTGCAGATTCCGCTCAACTTCCTATCTTAATGAAAGTTGGTGCTATTGAACTGAGCGCTGGAATAATCATCGCAGTTGTCGCTGCAATATTTATGTATATTCTTCTAAACAAATCAACAACCGGTTATGAAATAAAAGCTGTAGGTTTTAATCCATATGCAGCAGAATACGGGGGAATCTCCGTTGCAAAGAATATCGTACTTGCAATGGCAATAAGTGGCGCACTTGCAGGTCTTGCAGGCGCAACTGAATTAATGGGAGTACACCATAGATTTCTCGGTGAACTTTCCGGTGGTAAGGGATTTGACGGTATCAGTATCGCATTAATTGGTCAAAATAATCCGATAGGAATAATCTTTGCAGCACTTTTAATAGGTGCATTAAGAACGGGAAGTAATGAAATGCAATTTGTCGGGGTTCCAAAACATATGGTTATGATAATACAAGGTATAGTTATCTTTCTTGTAGCTGCCGATAGAATAGTACGCACTATTATGATCAGAAAGAAGGTGGAAAAATGA
- a CDS encoding queuosine precursor transporter: MSNEILWIVLMVANFSGILIFYKYFGKTGLFIWTTLATIIANIQVIKTVELFGFVATLGNIVYGTTFLVTDILSENYGKKEARKAVLVGFLSLITMTIMMQIALLFKPDASDFSQEALVTIFSFMPRIVIASLSAYWLSQMHDIWAFHIWKKKFPQTKYLWIRNNLSTMISQLIDSFVFCFIAFWGVYELNVFWSILWTTYFFKWIVAAADTPFLYIAKFLFDKGKINELVKNEG, encoded by the coding sequence GTGAGTAACGAAATCCTTTGGATAGTATTGATGGTTGCTAACTTTTCCGGTATATTAATTTTTTACAAGTATTTTGGTAAGACTGGATTGTTTATTTGGACTACTTTGGCAACTATTATTGCAAATATCCAAGTTATTAAGACGGTAGAGTTATTTGGATTTGTTGCAACATTGGGGAATATAGTTTACGGAACTACATTTTTGGTTACTGATATCCTTTCCGAAAATTATGGGAAAAAGGAAGCAAGAAAGGCAGTTTTGGTTGGTTTTTTGAGTTTAATTACCATGACAATAATGATGCAAATTGCATTGTTGTTTAAACCAGATGCATCTGATTTTTCACAGGAAGCGTTGGTTACCATTTTTTCTTTTATGCCAAGAATAGTTATTGCATCACTTTCTGCATATTGGCTTTCGCAAATGCACGATATCTGGGCCTTTCATATATGGAAAAAGAAATTTCCTCAAACAAAATATCTATGGATAAGAAATAATTTATCAACAATGATTTCACAGCTTATTGATAGTTTTGTGTTTTGTTTTATAGCGTTTTGGGGTGTTTATGAGTTAAATGTGTTTTGGAGTATTTTGTGGACAACATATTTTTTCAAATGGATAGTAGCAGCTGCTGACACTCCTTTTCTATATATAGCAAAGTTTTTATTTGATAAAGGAAAGATTAATGAATTAGTAAAAAACGAAGGATAA
- the radA gene encoding DNA repair protein RadA, with protein MSKAKKVYVCDSCGYESPKWFGRCPVCNAWDSAKEFEVKEKINAGKGSRIFLLSDDLNILKIERIKTSKEELDGLFGGGIVPGQVILLGGEPGVGKSTLALQISYLISKVGKVLYVSGEESIEQIALRSKRLNVKNESLYVTTDNELESIFVNIEKISPIFIVFDSIQTIFSNKVEGVPGGILQLRTVVEKIRKYSKERKISVLLIAHVNKEGNIAGPKLVEHIVDTVIYFEGEKTTDFRILRVLKNRFGPSGEIAVFQMKSTGLEELKNKVFIEESEMPGNIISCLYEGTKPILVQIQSLVSRDKIATSRRISHGVDVRKLIILSAVISKHLNLPIDAHDIYLNVSGGIKITDPASDLAIAASILSSLFNKYLGKMVVIGEVGLDGSVRKVRDLAKRIENAKKAGFERFIIPYDENIKGDKILKVRNIKELHRKILEEG; from the coding sequence ATGAGTAAAGCCAAAAAAGTATATGTTTGCGACAGTTGTGGGTATGAATCACCAAAATGGTTTGGTAGATGTCCCGTTTGTAATGCTTGGGATAGTGCAAAGGAATTTGAAGTGAAAGAGAAAATAAATGCGGGGAAAGGGTCCCGCATTTTTTTGCTTAGTGATGATTTAAATATTTTGAAGATTGAAAGGATTAAAACAAGTAAAGAAGAATTGGATGGATTGTTTGGTGGGGGAATTGTACCAGGACAAGTTATTCTCTTAGGTGGGGAGCCTGGTGTTGGAAAAAGTACGCTTGCACTTCAAATTAGTTATTTAATTTCAAAAGTTGGAAAGGTTTTGTATGTTAGTGGTGAAGAAAGCATAGAACAAATTGCCCTAAGATCTAAAAGATTAAATGTGAAAAATGAAAGTTTGTATGTTACTACTGATAATGAACTAGAATCTATTTTTGTGAATATAGAAAAAATTTCTCCTATATTTATCGTGTTTGATTCTATACAAACTATTTTTTCAAATAAAGTTGAAGGTGTTCCAGGTGGAATTTTGCAGTTAAGGACCGTTGTAGAGAAAATCAGAAAGTACTCAAAGGAAAGAAAAATTTCCGTTTTATTGATTGCGCATGTAAACAAAGAAGGTAATATAGCTGGTCCTAAATTAGTTGAGCATATAGTGGATACCGTTATTTATTTTGAGGGGGAAAAAACAACGGATTTTCGTATATTAAGAGTTTTAAAAAATAGATTTGGACCTAGTGGGGAAATAGCCGTTTTTCAAATGAAGAGTACGGGTCTTGAAGAATTGAAAAATAAGGTTTTTATCGAAGAGAGTGAAATGCCGGGAAATATTATTTCTTGTTTGTATGAGGGAACAAAACCTATTTTGGTTCAGATTCAAAGTCTTGTATCAAGAGATAAAATAGCTACTTCAAGAAGGATTTCACATGGAGTTGATGTAAGAAAGTTGATAATATTAAGTGCAGTAATTTCAAAACATTTAAATTTGCCAATAGATGCACATGATATTTATTTAAATGTATCAGGTGGTATTAAAATTACAGATCCGGCAAGTGATCTTGCAATTGCTGCTTCTATACTATCTTCGTTATTTAATAAGTATTTGGGTAAAATGGTGGTTATTGGAGAGGTAGGTTTGGATGGTAGTGTTAGAAAAGTACGGGATTTGGCAAAAAGAATTGAAAATGCGAAAAAAGCTGGATTTGAAAGATTTATAATTCCTTATGATGAAAATATTAAAGGTGATAAAATATTAAAGGTTAGAAATATTAAAGAATTGCATAGAAAGATTTTAGAGGAGGGGTAA
- a CDS encoding BMP family lipoprotein → MKKLLVFILAMFFVVSAFSFKAIMVTDTGGLGDKSFNDGTWAGIQRAGEDLGIETQVIQSYEQADYISNLTKAAQEIQKEPDGGIVYAVGFMMTDALFQVAQQFPDVYFAGIDIAPPTEDVPPNVICFLFKEQESAFLVGYIAAATTRTGKVGFIGGIPIPPVERFRYGFEIGVKVYNDLHGRNVEILKGYTNAFSDPKKGKDLALSQFAGGVDIIFHASGACGNGIIEAAKEKMVSLVGKEDLATILDYAYSNGGYFAIGVDVDQDYMAPGIVLASAMKGVDTASYLGVKWAYEGNWMPGIHKLGLKENGVRMSPMKYTKGLVTNDTLAELAYLVTLIKNGILVIPETEESLKSFKTPKIAFPF, encoded by the coding sequence ATGAAGAAATTACTTGTTTTCATTTTAGCAATGTTTTTTGTGGTAAGTGCCTTTTCGTTTAAAGCAATTATGGTAACAGACACTGGAGGTCTTGGCGATAAGTCATTTAACGATGGAACTTGGGCAGGTATTCAAAGAGCCGGTGAAGATTTAGGAATAGAAACACAAGTTATTCAATCGTACGAACAAGCAGATTATATCTCAAACCTTACAAAAGCCGCTCAAGAAATACAAAAGGAACCAGATGGTGGTATCGTATATGCTGTAGGATTTATGATGACTGATGCTCTTTTCCAAGTTGCTCAACAATTTCCAGATGTATACTTTGCAGGAATAGACATTGCACCTCCAACAGAAGATGTTCCACCAAATGTAATATGTTTCTTATTCAAAGAACAAGAATCTGCGTTCTTGGTTGGATATATCGCAGCCGCAACTACAAGAACGGGAAAAGTTGGATTTATAGGTGGAATTCCTATTCCTCCTGTTGAAAGATTCAGATACGGTTTTGAAATTGGTGTGAAGGTATACAACGATTTACACGGAAGAAATGTAGAAATTTTAAAGGGTTATACAAATGCATTTAGTGATCCAAAAAAAGGTAAAGACCTTGCACTTTCACAATTTGCAGGAGGCGTAGATATTATATTCCACGCAAGTGGTGCTTGTGGTAATGGTATTATTGAAGCTGCAAAAGAAAAAATGGTATCACTCGTTGGAAAAGAAGATCTCGCAACAATTTTGGATTACGCATACTCAAACGGCGGATATTTTGCAATTGGTGTAGACGTTGATCAAGACTATATGGCACCTGGTATAGTACTTGCAAGTGCGATGAAAGGTGTTGATACAGCATCATATCTCGGTGTAAAATGGGCATACGAAGGAAATTGGATGCCAGGTATACACAAACTTGGTCTTAAAGAAAACGGTGTAAGAATGAGTCCAATGAAATACACAAAAGGGTTAGTTACTAATGATACACTTGCAGAACTTGCATACCTTGTTACACTCATTAAAAATGGCATACTTGTAATCCCAGAAACAGAAGAATCACTTAAATCCTTTAAGACCCCAAAAATAGCATTCCCATTCTAA
- a CDS encoding ATP-dependent Clp protease ATP-binding subunit, whose translation MFDKFSEESAEVFVTAQEEAKELGHSYVGTEHLLLAILKLNDKRLRKILEGYGISYSKIRNEIISIVGMGMRGFIMSPQMTPRAKRVTEIAYEEAKDMGDDKIRPFHLFLGILKEGEGIAVHILRKMGINIQQLRRELSGNMTDEESDYLDLENEIVKRTRQLEGFGVNLTALALKGELDPVIGRDLEIERVMQVLVRRKKNNPVLIGEPGVGKSAIVEGLAQRIVAGEVPEPLKGKTIFSLDVASLVAGTKYRGEFEKRMKKLLQVLKNEKDIILFIDEIHMIVGAGSAEGAVDAANILKPALARGEVKCIGATTPDEYRMFIEKDAALERRFQKIYVQEPSAQMTIEILRGLKPKYELHHKVKYTDEALEAAVYLSQRYISDHFLPDKAIDVIDEAGARARLKAFVMPNDLYIYKNKIENIKLQKEIAVANQNYEEAAKLKEEEQQLKSEYTRKYEEWKEKVETSVIVVDVQDIEEVVANWTGIPLKKLEEEESEKLLKLEEALHNRVVGQDEAVKAIARSIRRARSGLKDPRRPVGVFLFLGPTGVGKTELAKTLAEYLFGDEKALIRFDMSEYMEKFSVSRLIGAPPGYVGYEEGGTLTEKVRRRPFSVILFDEIEKAHPDVFNLLLQIMDDGRLTDSQGHIVDFRNAIIIMTSNIGGAQIVSGKKSLGFVDSEDLNAEFSEMKSKVIEEVKKTFRPEFLNRIDEIVVFHKLTEKHIREIIDILLKDIRSRLESKGLKLELTKSAKDFLVQEGYEPAYGARPLKRTIQRYIEDPLSEELLKGKFKENDIILCSYERGKIVFKKKREKKVKVKNE comes from the coding sequence ATGTTTGATAAGTTTTCGGAAGAGTCCGCCGAGGTTTTTGTAACAGCTCAAGAAGAAGCAAAAGAATTAGGACATTCATATGTTGGGACGGAACATTTGTTGCTTGCAATTTTAAAATTGAATGATAAAAGATTAAGGAAAATATTAGAAGGATATGGAATTTCTTATTCGAAGATTAGAAATGAAATAATTTCAATAGTTGGTATGGGAATGAGGGGATTTATAATGTCTCCTCAGATGACTCCTAGAGCAAAGAGAGTTACCGAGATAGCTTATGAAGAAGCAAAAGATATGGGTGATGATAAGATAAGACCTTTTCATCTCTTTTTGGGTATTTTAAAAGAAGGAGAAGGTATAGCGGTACATATTTTAAGAAAAATGGGAATTAATATTCAACAATTAAGAAGGGAGTTATCTGGAAATATGACGGATGAGGAATCAGATTATTTGGATTTGGAAAATGAAATTGTTAAAAGAACAAGACAACTTGAAGGGTTTGGTGTTAATCTTACAGCTTTAGCGTTGAAAGGAGAACTTGATCCGGTAATAGGTAGAGATTTGGAAATTGAGAGGGTTATGCAAGTACTTGTTAGGAGGAAGAAAAACAATCCCGTATTGATTGGAGAACCAGGTGTTGGAAAATCGGCAATTGTTGAGGGACTTGCTCAAAGAATAGTTGCAGGTGAGGTTCCAGAACCTTTAAAGGGAAAAACTATTTTTTCTTTGGATGTGGCATCTCTTGTTGCAGGTACAAAATATCGTGGTGAGTTTGAAAAGAGGATGAAAAAACTTTTGCAAGTTTTGAAAAATGAAAAGGATATAATATTGTTTATAGATGAGATTCATATGATTGTAGGTGCAGGCTCTGCAGAAGGGGCCGTTGATGCGGCAAATATATTAAAACCTGCACTTGCAAGAGGTGAGGTAAAGTGTATCGGGGCAACTACTCCAGATGAGTACAGAATGTTTATTGAAAAAGATGCAGCTCTTGAAAGAAGATTTCAAAAGATTTACGTTCAAGAACCATCTGCACAGATGACAATTGAAATATTAAGAGGGTTAAAGCCAAAATATGAGTTGCATCACAAAGTAAAATACACTGATGAAGCACTAGAAGCGGCGGTGTATTTATCACAAAGATATATTAGTGATCACTTCTTGCCTGATAAGGCTATAGATGTTATAGATGAAGCGGGAGCACGTGCAAGGTTAAAGGCGTTTGTTATGCCGAATGATTTGTATATTTATAAAAATAAAATTGAGAATATTAAACTTCAAAAGGAAATAGCAGTGGCAAACCAAAATTACGAGGAAGCGGCAAAATTAAAAGAGGAAGAACAGCAATTGAAATCAGAGTATACTAGAAAGTACGAAGAGTGGAAGGAAAAAGTAGAAACCAGTGTCATAGTAGTAGATGTTCAAGATATTGAAGAGGTTGTGGCAAATTGGACAGGTATTCCTTTAAAGAAACTTGAAGAAGAAGAAAGCGAAAAGTTATTAAAGCTTGAAGAAGCACTTCACAATAGAGTGGTAGGTCAAGATGAAGCTGTAAAGGCAATTGCTAGATCTATAAGACGTGCTCGCAGTGGTTTGAAAGATCCAAGAAGGCCAGTTGGCGTTTTCTTGTTTCTTGGACCTACTGGGGTAGGAAAAACTGAACTTGCAAAGACGTTAGCTGAATATTTGTTTGGGGATGAAAAGGCGTTAATAAGGTTTGATATGAGTGAGTATATGGAAAAGTTCTCAGTTTCTAGGTTAATAGGTGCGCCTCCTGGTTATGTGGGTTACGAAGAAGGAGGTACTCTTACGGAGAAGGTAAGAAGAAGACCATTTTCGGTTATTTTATTTGACGAGATTGAGAAAGCACATCCAGATGTATTTAATTTGTTACTGCAAATAATGGATGATGGAAGACTAACAGATTCTCAGGGGCACATCGTAGATTTTAGAAACGCAATAATTATAATGACTAGTAATATTGGAGGAGCCCAAATAGTTTCAGGTAAAAAATCTTTAGGATTTGTCGACAGTGAAGATTTAAATGCGGAATTTAGTGAAATGAAATCCAAGGTTATTGAAGAAGTAAAGAAAACATTTAGACCGGAATTTTTAAATAGAATAGATGAAATTGTAGTATTCCACAAGCTAACTGAAAAGCACATTAGAGAAATTATAGATATTTTGTTGAAAGATATTAGAAGTAGGTTAGAATCAAAAGGATTGAAACTTGAATTAACAAAAAGTGCAAAAGACTTTTTGGTACAGGAAGGATATGAACCGGCATATGGTGCAAGACCTTTGAAGAGAACTATTCAAAGATATATAGAGGATCCTCTATCAGAGGAATTGTTAAAGGGAAAATTTAAAGAAAATGACATTATTTTATGTTCATATGAAAGAGGAAAAATTGTGTTTAAGAAAAAGAGAGAAAAGAAGGTAAAGGTAAAGAATGAGTAA
- a CDS encoding ABC transporter ATP-binding protein, with protein sequence MVNIVKRFPGVLANDHVTIRIKKGEIHAIVGENGAGKSTLMNQLYGLYHPDEGDIFINGQKAQIKGPKDAIKNGIGMVHQHFMLVDTLTVAENIVLGSEPTKGMNFDLTKAKKDVKELSEKYGLLVDVDAKIEDISVGMQQRVEILKTLYRGANIIILDEPTAVLTPQEVEELFEIMRKLKKDGKTILFISHKLHEVMEISERITVMRLGKVTGELETSKTNPREIARHMVGRDVVLRVEKKPHEPKDVVFEIKNLVVNDNRGLTAVNNVSFSIRKGEIVGIAGVAGNGQTELVEAITGLRKIKSGQILFEGKDVTGATPKQLRGLGLSHIPEDRLKHGIIEEFEAYYNVILGQHYKSPFSNGTFLNHKNIFEYTKNLMEEFDVRPRRIEHLGGNFSGGNQQKLVVGREIRMDPKFLVVAQPTRGLDVGAIEFIHNQILNMREKDVGILLISMELEEIFSLSDRILVMYEGEIMGEVKPKETTVEEVGLMMIGQRLEEVRRG encoded by the coding sequence ATGGTAAACATTGTAAAAAGGTTCCCCGGAGTTTTGGCAAATGATCACGTCACCATTAGAATAAAAAAAGGCGAAATACACGCCATTGTCGGTGAAAATGGTGCTGGAAAGTCTACGCTAATGAATCAACTTTACGGATTATATCATCCAGATGAAGGTGATATCTTTATCAACGGACAAAAAGCACAAATCAAAGGACCAAAAGATGCTATTAAAAACGGGATCGGTATGGTCCACCAGCATTTTATGCTTGTTGATACATTAACCGTTGCAGAAAATATAGTTTTAGGTAGTGAACCTACTAAAGGCATGAACTTTGATTTAACAAAAGCAAAAAAAGATGTAAAAGAACTATCTGAAAAGTATGGATTGCTAGTTGATGTAGACGCAAAAATAGAAGATATTTCCGTAGGAATGCAACAAAGAGTGGAAATTTTAAAAACATTGTACAGAGGAGCAAACATAATAATACTTGATGAACCTACAGCAGTATTAACACCTCAAGAAGTAGAAGAACTATTTGAAATAATGAGAAAGTTAAAAAAAGATGGAAAAACTATTTTGTTTATCTCGCACAAACTTCATGAAGTTATGGAAATAAGTGAAAGAATAACGGTTATGAGACTTGGAAAAGTAACTGGTGAACTTGAAACTTCAAAAACAAATCCACGAGAAATTGCAAGGCATATGGTGGGAAGGGATGTTGTATTAAGAGTTGAAAAAAAACCTCATGAACCAAAAGATGTAGTATTTGAAATAAAAAACCTTGTTGTAAATGACAATAGAGGGTTAACAGCGGTAAATAACGTCTCTTTTTCAATAAGGAAAGGTGAAATTGTAGGAATCGCAGGTGTTGCAGGAAATGGTCAAACCGAACTTGTTGAGGCTATAACAGGTTTAAGAAAAATTAAAAGTGGTCAAATATTGTTTGAAGGTAAAGATGTTACAGGTGCAACTCCAAAGCAACTTAGGGGATTGGGACTTTCGCATATCCCTGAAGATAGATTAAAACATGGAATCATTGAAGAATTTGAAGCATATTACAATGTTATTTTAGGTCAACACTATAAATCCCCATTTTCAAATGGGACATTTTTAAATCACAAAAACATATTTGAATATACAAAAAATCTTATGGAAGAATTCGATGTTCGTCCAAGGAGAATAGAACATTTAGGTGGGAATTTTTCAGGTGGTAACCAACAAAAATTAGTTGTGGGACGTGAAATTAGAATGGATCCAAAGTTTCTTGTAGTTGCACAACCCACCCGTGGTCTTGATGTAGGTGCTATTGAATTCATTCACAATCAAATATTGAATATGAGAGAAAAAGATGTTGGAATTTTGCTAATTTCAATGGAACTTGAGGAAATATTCTCGTTAAGTGATCGCATTTTGGTAATGTATGAGGGAGAAATAATGGGTGAAGTAAAGCCAAAGGAGACTACTGTTGAAGAAGTAGGTTTAATGATGATAGGCCAAAGATTAGAAGAGGTACGGAGGGGATAA